Proteins encoded within one genomic window of Pedobacter africanus:
- a CDS encoding MauE/DoxX family redox-associated membrane protein: protein MKDFYRKGWHSLVIEIICWAYFVLFGYAAFDKLFALNRFVITMGQSGMLTPYAGFLSWAVPVVELVLVLMLMVPRFRLAGLYGSLSLMTMFTTYIFIVLDVMEKELCGCGAAIEALGWGWHMVFNTVFLVMAAVGLILEKIPRNSG, encoded by the coding sequence ATGAAGGATTTTTACAGGAAGGGCTGGCATAGCCTGGTTATTGAAATAATTTGCTGGGCTTATTTTGTGTTGTTTGGCTATGCGGCTTTTGATAAGCTATTTGCGCTAAACAGGTTTGTAATTACGATGGGGCAAAGCGGGATGTTAACGCCTTATGCAGGGTTTTTAAGCTGGGCAGTGCCGGTGGTTGAGCTGGTACTGGTGCTTATGCTGATGGTTCCTCGTTTTAGGCTGGCTGGCCTGTATGGTTCTTTAAGCCTGATGACGATGTTTACCACTTACATTTTTATAGTACTGGATGTAATGGAAAAGGAGTTGTGTGGTTGCGGGGCTGCAATAGAAGCATTGGGATGGGGTTGGCATATGGTGTTTAATACAGTGTTTTTGGTTATGGCAGCGGTGGGGCTGATACTAGAAAAGATCCCTCGAAACTCGGGATGA